ATGCTTAGACATTTTTACGGCTTCAATACTCTCAGTCACGGATCCAATTTGGTTAACCTGGTAGTAAAGAAAAAGACATCATTGTACCGCTGAGGGTTTACAAAAGGTTGGGAATAACAGTTCCAGTGCTTGGATGAAATCAAACAATACAATGATACCTTGAGAAGAAGAGCATTGCAGGTCTTCTCCTTGATTGCCTTCTCAACTCTCTGAACAAAGCAATAACCATGAACGTAAGGAAACAACGCTCATTCTCTTAAGTACACACTAAGCAAATCTCACTAAGAGAGTCGATTTACCTTGGGGTTGGTGACAAGGAGATCATCTCCCACAATCTGCACTTGAGCACCGATTTCACTGGTAAGCTTTGCGTAGTGCTCCCAGTCATCCTGGTCGAATGGATCTTCAATTGATACAATAGGGTACTCAGACACGAATGACTTGTAAAGATCTTTGAGCTGGTCACCTGAGATCTTTTGTGACCCATTGTTGTTCTGCCAAGACAAACCAACAAAGTAGTATAATCAGAAACAATATTAGCAACTATTTGACGCTGTCATGAACATCAGGTGATAAGTAATATGTGCTGGTGTACACATTCGGTAGTCACTTGCCTCTTCCTTGAAGTTCAAATCATAAGTCTTGTCTGATCCATAAAATTCAGATGCAGCAACATCCATCCCAATGACAACCTGGGCAGAAAGCAGCATCAGTTTCCCGCAGTACCATGTTAACTGGTGACAAGCATATAAAAGAAGCAAAACTAGGACAGGGATAAGAACTCACTTTTCCAGTATAACCTGCTTTAGCAATGGCTGTCTTAAGCAGTTCAAGACCTTCCTTGTTCTCCTGAAGAAGCAATCAACTAGAACTGTGATTATTCTAGAACAGAACAGAGAAGTGTCAATACCATAAAAACTATATGTTACCTGGATATTGGGAGCAAAGCCACCCTCATCTCCAACATTGGTGGCATCTTGGCCATATTTCTTCTTAATAACAGCCTGTATCAggaaattttacattaaaagaAGTTCTTAACTCTAGTTCAttggaaaattgcaatttcattAACATCCATAAGAAATTCCAACAGGGATGTAAAGCCACAAACATTTATAACTTCTTCGTAACATGGAGGCACACAATGCAAAGtagaacaaattataataactgcTGTCTTGTACTAGAAGTTTCTAAAACAATTAAAGAGATAATTGAACTTTTCTTTCAACCTTGGATGACGAAATAGCACATGAGAAATTGATCAAGATGGTCATAAAAGGGACAGAACAAAAAGATTTATGACTTGCCTTCAAATGGTGATATACTTCTACACCCATCTTCATTGCTTCCTTAAAAGAAGAAGCTCCAACAGGAAGAATCATGAACTCCTGCAACAACAAATTTTGGGTTAGTTAAGACAGTAAGATAACTGCCAATGCACCTAGGCGAAGGAACGTGCCTGCAtggcaagtttgtttcctgcGTGTGATCCACCATTGATGACATTGAAAGCAGGAACTGGGAGCACCAACTTCTTGTTGCCAGCTAGGTTGGCAATGTGCTGAAAGCAGAAAGAGAAACCACATCAGCAATAACATGGAAAAATAAGCATAACATTTCTAAAATAACATTTCATAAAGCAAAAACAAGGTTATTATTGTCAGAATGAATTTCAAAGGACGAAGATGCAAAAATTTCCTCATAAAGCATTGAGTTAAAAAAAGCATACAAACCagtataaatattatcattaaaaaaattaattaaaatgcacAATGACGGTACATGAGCTTCAGTGTACCTTGTACAATGGGATGTTGAGGACAGCAGCTCCAGCTTTGCACACCGCAAGAGACACAGCCAGAATGGCGTTTGCTCCAAGCTTTAAAAACACATTTACACATCCGGGTTACACATCCAAGCTTTAAAGAGGAAGCTTGCACAAATGTATCAATTGATGTACTAAGATACCTTTTGTTTGCACCAACCCCACTCGTTCTGAGTTCCATCGAGTTGCTGAACcatgaaattatcaataccgGTCTGATCAGTTGGGTCCTGtggaaacaaagaaaagagaaaacaaaaaaatcataactgGCTCAGTTGGGCTAATGTTgtatcaataaaattcaatggacattttcatattattctcCACTGTGACCACATATCTACAGAACAAATATTGTACAATTTTATCAACAGGACATAAGAGATAGTTGTCAGCAACAAACCTTTCCAACGAGGGCAGGTCCAATTATACTGTTGACATTGTTAACGGCCTACTCAAACATACCAAAACATTATAAGATCAGTCACTTGCAACTGAATTCAACACAGACAAGTACTTGATTATCCACAACAAACACTAACCTTTGATACACCCTTGCCAAGGTAGTCTGATCCACCATCTCTCAGTTCGAGAGCCTCATAAAttcctaaaataataataaatataatagaaaaaataagaaaaacaaaacgcATAACAAGTCAAGACAGACATACGTTCATGAGATAATTGTACCACAAGGCAATAACCTCGATTTTATCACAAAGCCTGAGAATGTTTATTCAAACTACCAAAAAACGGCTCCAAAGAAAAACCTATGTCTCCAAGTTCATAAAAGCCTAACATATCGCCGTAGTAGGCTGAACTATCAATTATTATACCGTAcgaataatgaaataaaatcaaacgtTTCAATGCCCCTAAAAGATGGTTgtcatattaataaataattatgaatataaacttttgaatcCGGTGAAAATAAATGCGAAAgtatataatgaaaaatgcGCAGGTTAACAAATCTTACCAGTGGATGCACCACTAGGAACAGCAGCTCTAGCAAAGGTTCCATTGGATAGATGCACATCAACCTAGAGAAATTTAAACCAGCAAACACTATTACAACATAATAGCGGCAATTCATGCAAGAAAAGTTAACGTTATCCGTCGATTAGCCGGCACACAGATACGTCCAAAAAACCAAACTACTTCAACGTCAACGCTCTCATACTTGACCAAACCTTAAACGAATCTGAATCTAACTATAATTACAGTAAGATGAAATACAAACAGATCGAGAGAAGATGAAGACGGATGGGAGAAGGAGGAACCTCGACGGTAGGATTGCCACGGCTGTCGAAGATCTGACGGGCCTTGACGGACTTGATGGTGGCCATTACAGAGAGAGAGGTGTAATAGATCTAGAGAGAAGAGAgtagagtgagagagagagagagaaatgagcAGTGAGAAAAGGGATTAGGTGTTTTCGAACGGGATAGGaagggtggggggggggggggcgctTATTTGTAGAAGGGGTTAGGCTAATTACAGCCGTTGATTTTGTTGGGATTAAGATTAATTGTTGTGCAAGAAAATAGTTACTCATATCTGATTCCATTTCTGTGTGCTACAAAGCGTTTGCCATCGACTGCATCGGAAAGTGGAAGGTGGAAAGTGGAAATTAGGGGGTAGGgaggggtggggggggggtggcGCTTATTTGTAGAAGGGGTTAGGCTAATTACAGCCGTTGATTTTGTTGGGATTAAGATTAATTGTTGTGCAAGAAAATAGTTACTCATATCTGATTCCATTTCTGTGTGCTACAAAGCGTTTGCCATCGACTGCATCGGAAAGTGGAAGGTGGAAAGTGGAAATTGTTGCGAGGGCTATCTaagtaattttaatcatttcttttttatattatagtgtaattatattaattgaatatattaaaatacaataaattatatttgaattgatgaatttaaattttaaaagaaatcaaaataatcctatattaaaaaaattgaaatccatcttttataagatataatttttttttttaattttacataagAACTAGGGATTGTGGTATTATGTTAAAGGGTGAAAGCATTCAAATCAAATGTGTGGGTTCTTGAAATTGAAGTCTTTTACAACATGACGATATTCTCTTGAACGGGGCGGGACAGGCAGGGTCTTCAAATCCCAGGTGTCGATAACACAAAACCAGCAACCACATTTTGGCAAATTGGTGGGTGCTTTAAAACAACTTTATATTGagctttcaattttttatactaattactttatatattcatataataaaataataatatgtactTTTAATATCATTCAACTAACAGagcaaataaaacaaaaaaaagactCGTGGAGAAAATATTCTCATCCAACAAAAATCGGTTTACCGTCTAATGAAGGTTAACAAAATTGGGATAGTCTGAAAAATTGTTCTCAAGAATATTCCAATAGTTTAGAAAAAAGCATATTCGATAAATTCCAATTGAGCTTGGATTATGACATTGGCATCCACCTACTCTCAGTAGTTAAAATAACCCAAACAGAGAAATAAGGACGAACCATTCCtgtattcaaattttatatgaatattgatAAGTAAAATGTAAATAAGTTTATAAGTGGTTTATGATTTCAGAACCCACCGCGGTTGCAAGAGCCATActcaattcaaattatatattcaagaTATGGGCCATTTGATTACTTATGATGCATAACTGACTGTGAGCGTGGTGTTGTATGTCATACAATGAGACAACAAACAAGTAAAAGGTCAACAATGAGATTTTATATCAAGTTGTTGCTGTTGTCCACTTATATGTCAAAACAATATTATAGACACGGGGAGAAAAGCAAGACGGGCATGTGGAAAGCAGAACAAAACACAACAGCAAACAATAAGCAAAAGCTACGGCATTGTTCTGACACTGACAGAACGATACGAGGTTTATGATGTGTGTTTGAATTCACTACTACTTATTAGACAATGGCGTAGTAGGGAGATCTAAGTCTAATTCGTGGATCGCCAAACACTGAAAAAAGCGCTAGTTTCAGaaataacaacaacaaaaaacaacATTCAATTTTGAGAAAGCACTGCTAGGTCTCAGATTCAAGCAATACCAAATGTCACAAGACATTCATTCACCGTCTTTTAACCAAGTGCAATCAAATAAGACCTTCTGAGGGGGGGTTAAGAgttttttcttccatttcttgAGGGGAAACTGAAGAAACATGTGATGGTTTTCTTTGAGGAGTGAAATATTGCTATTAGCCCTGCAACCGCCTGCTGGGACAACAACTTCTTGCATATTTGAAGTGCTTTACAAGCATTCCGATAGAGCCCGAAATAAGTTCCAAGACATTGTTCAGAATAATCACACTCGAAAACTTAACCAATATGCACCACTGGAGTAGGCTTGCATCTTACCAAACACAAACATTCAGTTTCAATCTTCTCaacattcaataattaataatggaaCTCCATTATCCAGTCTTATCATAATCCCAATTATGCAACATTAGGTAGAAACAAGAGAACATCTGAGCCACAATCAGCACATTCCTCCATTGCAAAAGCTTAAAGTAGAGAACAATGCTGTCAGATGGCCTTGAGCATGTCCTCTGTACTGCTAACATGGATATCACTGCCCTCctcaaaattcaagatttcaaCCCCATCTTCCCCATACATAGCATACCACCTCGACCTCACTTCTATTAATCACCAGCATTGCTATCACTCACAAGAAAACATCATCCCCTACCTTTAAAATCTCCTTTCAAGCCTTCATCACAAATGCACTGTTGACAGAAATACAAGCAATGAAGTCCAATCCCTTGGCCTTAAATTCAGCGGCTTTTCGACGAGAACTGGTAGATGTTTTGGCGAGCAGCTGGGGTTGAAGGCATCGGGAACcacaaaaagaatacttttctTGTTGAACGTGAGGTTGGAGATGGATATATTTTGGAGCTCAAAGGAGGACTCAAATTGTAGCGCCAGGGCGCATGTCGCCTGCGGAGATGgttaatgaaattttgttgGTGTGGTGGAGAACCGGAGAGGAACAGGGGTGAGAAGGAAGGAAAAGAGGGAGGTGGGTTTATTGTGTGGGGAAA
The nucleotide sequence above comes from Sesamum indicum cultivar Zhongzhi No. 13 linkage group LG11, S_indicum_v1.0, whole genome shotgun sequence. Encoded proteins:
- the LOC105174126 gene encoding enolase, encoding MATIKSVKARQIFDSRGNPTVEVDVHLSNGTFARAAVPSGASTGIYEALELRDGGSDYLGKGVSKAVNNVNSIIGPALVGKDPTDQTGIDNFMVQQLDGTQNEWGWCKQKLGANAILAVSLAVCKAGAAVLNIPLYKHIANLAGNKKLVLPVPAFNVINGGSHAGNKLAMQEFMILPVGASSFKEAMKMGVEVYHHLKAVIKKKYGQDATNVGDEGGFAPNIQENKEGLELLKTAIAKAGYTGKVVIGMDVAASEFYGSDKTYDLNFKEENNNGSQKISGDQLKDLYKSFVSEYPIVSIEDPFDQDDWEHYAKLTSEIGAQVQIVGDDLLVTNPKRVEKAIKEKTCNALLLKVNQIGSVTESIEAVKMSKHAGWGVMASHRSGETEDTFIADLSVGLATGQIKTGAPCRSERLAKYNQLLRIEEELGSEAVYAGASFRAPVEPY